A genome region from Brassica napus cultivar Da-Ae unplaced genomic scaffold, Da-Ae ScsIHWf_2433;HRSCAF=3143, whole genome shotgun sequence includes the following:
- the LOC125601082 gene encoding myosin-17-like: MLVLLLGFGLEEKYNAYTEAPVDKVTSVLVKDTEKIFSLTSEVEALQLGVTQENQELLVTCISQNLGFAGGNPVAACSHLQMSPSLGSFELEETNIFDRIIQTIASAIEGCMGGGVVSSLDRQMQVEAKYPATLSSKLIGFLEKMYVMIRDNLKIEVFSLLRRKKKCSSTRFDWSLGKYCGKAKHYLNLMKANNVNSTIPGQQINHTNILLHQSSAPKQACMFTSSNISFSFVSSILLSDDCRYFVNGEYVETGLAKLKNWCIEATDEYAGSAWDELSHIRQAAGFLQAIIQKQEMTLDKITRELCPVLSIRQLYRISAMYFDDIYDMSSVSSDVISSMMIRLIDDLTDGVRSDSLLEDDLSIPFTVEDLSKSTEQGDVNDIDTLALIHENPSFSFLLTCGEGSSS, translated from the exons ATGTTGGTGTTGCTTTTGGGTTTCGGACTAGAAGAGAAATACAATGCCTACACAG AAGCTCCAGTAGATAAGGTGACTTCGGTATTAGTTAAGGATACTGAAAAAATCTTTTCATTGACTTCAGAGGTGGAGGCTCTACAG CTTGGTGTCACTCAGGAAAATCAGGAACTACTAGTCACGTGCATCTCACAAAACCTTGGCTTTGCTGGAGGCAACCCTGTTGCTGCATGTTCTCATTTACAAATGTCTCCTTCACTGGGATCATTTGAACTCGAAGAAACAAACATCTTTGACCGTATCATTCAAACAATAGCTTCGGCCATTGAA GGATGCATGGGAGGCGGTGTTGTCTCTTCTTTGGATAGACAAATGCAAGTTGAAGCAAAGTACCCAGCAACTCTTTCAAGCAAGCTTATTGGATTCCTAGAGAAGATGTATGTTATGATCAGAGATAATCTGAAGATTGAGGTCTTTTCTCTTCTCCG GCGCAAGAAAAAATGTTCCTCAACAAGATTTGATTGGTCACTGGGAAAGTATTGTGGAAAGGCTAAGCATTACTTGAATCTAATGAAAGCAAACAATGTGA ACTCCACCATTCCTGGTCAGCAAATTAATCACACAAatattcttcttcatcaatcttCAGCTCCTAAACAGGCATGCATGTTCACTAGTAGTAATAtctccttttcttttgtctCAAG TATTCTCCTAAGCGATGACTGTCGCTATTTTGTCAACGGGGAGTACGTTGAAACAGGTTTGGCTAAACTAAAAAATTGGTGTATAGAGGCTACTGATGAA tatgcTGGTTCAGCTTGGGATGAGTTGAGTCATATCAGACAGGCAGCTGGATTCTTGCAG GCCATTATTCAAAAGCAGGAAATGACCTTAGACAAAATAACAAGAGAACTCTGTCCG GTGCTAAGTATACGGCAGCTATACAGAATCAGTGCTATGTACTTTGATGACATTTATGACATGAGCAGCGTTTCTTCAGAT GTTATTTCAAGCATGATGATTAGATTGATAGATGACTTGACCGATGGTGTACGGAGTGACTCTCTTTTGGAGGACGACTTGAG CATTCCATTCACCGTAGAggatttatcaaaatcaacGGAACAAGGGGATGTAAACGACATTGATACTCTTGCATTGATCCATGAAAACCCAAGTTTCAGCTTCTTGCTCACTTGTGGAGAAGGCAGTTCATCATAA